One genomic segment of Coraliomargarita parva includes these proteins:
- a CDS encoding DUF721 domain-containing protein produces the protein MKFSKQIDDMIADFRGLPRDGESTSSRRVPVALENLIVVLEEQYKLEKPSPERSLVENWEAIFGPSLAARCHPVRIKNGTLVISVTNPTLRSEVNFRKRGILRKIQELDYCADITDIVTRG, from the coding sequence GTGAAATTTTCCAAACAAATCGACGATATGATTGCCGATTTCCGAGGCCTGCCCCGGGACGGCGAGAGTACATCGTCCCGCCGCGTACCGGTCGCCCTGGAAAACCTGATCGTAGTGCTGGAAGAGCAGTACAAGCTGGAAAAGCCCAGCCCGGAGCGGAGCCTGGTGGAAAACTGGGAAGCAATTTTTGGTCCCAGTCTGGCCGCCCGCTGTCATCCGGTCCGCATCAAGAACGGGACCTTGGTCATTTCCGTGACCAACCCCACCCTGCGCTCGGAAGTCAATTTCCGCAAACGCGGTATCCTTAGAAAGATCCAGGAGCTGGACTACTGCGCGGACATTACTGACATCGTGACACGCGGATAG
- a CDS encoding SGNH/GDSL hydrolase family protein, which produces MKKIPVTESYLQGHVSCEAADAGLRPWRLPVGDLPLYATHGELVDKAGRTAGVRLRFKTTSPELELEVKVISVHEAAPVFDLVSDGQLLATVPVDLDAGVVRFTGLEPSQVYEIWLPVFSELYLQSFVVPEGASVEPVADERLRWVTYGSSISHCAAATSPALSWPAVAARAHDLQLTNLGYGGNCHLEPMLGRLIRDLPADIITLKLGINVYGRASMNDRTFAAAAIGLVQLVREKHPETPVGLITPIFACHREGTPNASGMTLEQYREQLRLACAALKKLGDEKLFFFEGRELLWEDEADLLPDDLHPNGEGYRRMGQRVAEKIIPVLLQAR; this is translated from the coding sequence ATGAAGAAAATCCCCGTTACCGAGTCATACTTACAAGGGCATGTCAGCTGCGAGGCGGCTGACGCCGGTTTGCGGCCTTGGCGTTTGCCCGTCGGGGATCTGCCCCTGTATGCCACGCACGGTGAACTGGTGGATAAGGCCGGCCGCACCGCCGGGGTACGCCTGCGCTTTAAGACGACAAGTCCGGAGCTCGAACTTGAGGTGAAGGTGATCTCGGTGCATGAGGCTGCGCCTGTTTTTGATCTTGTCTCTGATGGGCAGTTGCTTGCCACGGTGCCGGTGGATCTGGATGCGGGCGTGGTTCGCTTTACCGGGCTGGAACCGTCTCAGGTCTACGAGATCTGGTTGCCGGTTTTTTCGGAACTCTATCTTCAGTCCTTTGTGGTGCCGGAGGGGGCGAGCGTGGAGCCGGTCGCCGACGAGCGACTGCGCTGGGTGACCTACGGCAGTTCGATCTCTCACTGTGCGGCGGCAACCAGCCCCGCTTTGTCCTGGCCGGCCGTTGCGGCCCGCGCGCATGACCTCCAGTTGACGAATTTGGGCTATGGTGGGAATTGTCATCTTGAGCCCATGCTGGGACGCCTGATTCGCGACCTTCCGGCAGATATCATTACGCTCAAGCTGGGCATTAATGTCTATGGTCGTGCTTCAATGAACGATCGTACTTTTGCCGCGGCGGCGATCGGCTTGGTTCAACTGGTCCGGGAGAAGCACCCCGAAACCCCGGTCGGACTGATTACGCCGATTTTTGCCTGCCACCGCGAAGGCACACCCAATGCTTCAGGTATGACGCTTGAGCAATATCGCGAGCAGCTGCGGCTTGCCTGTGCCGCGTTGAAAAAGCTGGGAGATGAAAAGCTCTTTTTCTTCGAGGGGCGTGAACTCCTGTGGGAAGACGAGGCGGATCTGCTTCCGGATGATCTGCATCCGAATGGTGAGGGCTACCGGCGCATGGGGCAGCGAGTCGCCGAAAAGATCATTCCGGTGCTTTTGCAGGCGCGCTAA